A window of Littorina saxatilis isolate snail1 linkage group LG7, US_GU_Lsax_2.0, whole genome shotgun sequence contains these coding sequences:
- the LOC138971083 gene encoding expansin-like protein 3: MPFIRTGNVFNDRRILIATIVVIFVVFLTIIGLVIYFYTTKNNEENEGNPSGVTSSTSSPQTNSLSPIAGATIRADLAAGPAVSLYRQWYDGDGTYYGSEGEGTCQISKTNLPTAARNTKYLVALNSEQFMNSAACGMCFRLKANGTGLGSDPIKGDFIIFVKDLCPECTAGDIDLAEDGDGRWDISIQAVQCPVGNTFIEYWLQGSNAFYLKLQVRNTRVPCNKVEVQAKNGQWTQMKLSKDGHWEGSAAFNPAGDVPVRLTSITGAVVNDIIPKLDNQVVMEGKLRVQFPIVSSLPYA, from the coding sequence ATGCCTTTCATCAGAACGGGTAACGTGTTCAATGACAGACGAATATTAATTGCTACCATCGTCGTCATCTTTGTAGTCTTCCTGACCATCATCGGTCTCGTTATCTATTTCTACACTACGAAAAACAATGAGGAAAACGAGGGGAACCCATCAGGTGTTACATCCAGCACATCGTCTCCCCAAACGAACAGCTTATCTCCAATTGCCGGTGCCACCATAAGGGCAGATTTGGCAGCAGGGCCAGCAGTAAGCCTTTACCGGCAGTGGTACGACGGCGATGGCACGTACTACGGCAGCGAAGGGGAAGGAACGTGCCAGATCTCCAAAACCAACCTCCCGACCGCCGCTCGAAATACCAAATACCTTGTCGCCTTGAACTCTGAGCAGTTCATGAACTCCGCTGCCTGTGGCATGTGCTTCAGGTTGAAAGCAAACGGCACAGGCTTGGGCTCAGATCCCATCAAGGGAGACTTCATCATCTTCGTCAAGGACCTGTGTCCCGAATGCACAGCTGGCGACATCGACCTAGCCGAGGACGGTGACGGACGTTGGGACATAAGTATCCAGGCGGTCCAGTGTCCCGTGGGGAATACCTTCATAGAATACTGGCTGCAAGGCTCCAACGCTTTTTACCTCAAGCTGCAAGTCAGAAACACCAGAGTACCCTGCAATAAGGTGGAGGTACAGGCCAAGAACGGACAGTGGACGCAGATGAAACTGAGCAAGGATGGACACTGGGAAGGGTCGGCCGCATTCAACCCTGCTGGCGATGTCCCTGTCCGTCTGACCTCAATCACCGGGGCTGTCGTGAATGACATCATTCCCAAGCTGGACAATCAAGTGGTGATGGAGGGAAAACTCAGAGTGCAGTTCCCTATTGTTTCGTCGCTTCCATACGCGTAA
- the LOC138971084 gene encoding expansin-YoaJ-like, translated as MAMPFLSSANVFNDRRIVIASIVVFFVVFVTIIGLVIYFYATKNNENNAGPAVQAVSLYQHWYDGDGTYYGSKGEGTCQISKTNLPPAARNAKYLVALNSEQFMNSAACGMCFRLKAEGKGLGSDHIKGDFIIFVKDLCPECKAGDIDLAEDGDGRWDIKIQAVQCPVGNTFIQYWLQGSNAFYLKLQVRNTRVPCKVVEVQAKNGQWTQMKLSKDGHWVGSAVFNPAGDVPVRLTSITGAVVNDIIPKLENQVVMEGKLKVQFPLVSSLPNA; from the coding sequence ATGGCAATGCCTTTCCTCTCATCGGCTAACGTGTTCAATGACAGAAGAATAGTAATTGCTTCCATCGTcgtcttttttgttgtcttcGTGACCATCATCGGTCTCGTTATCTACTTCTACGCTACGAAAAACAATGAGAACAACGCAGGGCCAGCAGTGCAAGCCGTTAGCCTCTACCAGCATTGGTACGACGGGGATGGCACGTACTACGGCAGCAAAGGGGAAGGAACGTGCCAGATCTCCAAAACCAACCTCCCCCCCGCCGCTCGAAACGCCAAATACCTTGTCGCCCTGAACTCTGAGCAGTTCATGAACTCCGCTGCCTGTGGCATGTGCTTCAGGTTGAAAGCAGAAGGCAAAGGCTTAGGCTCAGATCATATCAAAGGAGACTTCATCATCTTCGTCAAGGACCTGTGTCCCGAATGCAAAGCTGGCGACATCGACCTAGCCGAGGACGGGGACGGGCGTTGGGACATAAAGATCCAGGCGGTTCAGTGTCCCGTGGGAAACACCTTCATACAGTACTGGCTGCAAGGCTCCAACGCTTTTTACCTCAAGCTGCAAGTCAGAAACACCAGAGTACCCTGCAAGGTTGTGGAGGTACAGGCCAAGAACGGACAGTGGACGCAGATGAAACTGAGCAAGGATGGACACTGGGTAGGATCGGCCGTATTCAACCCTGCTGGCGATGTCCCTGTCCGTCTGACCTCAATCACCGGGGCTGTCGTGAATGACATCATTCCCAAGCTGGAAAATCAAGTGGTGATGGAGGGGAAGCTCAAAGTCCAGTTCCCTCTTGTTTCGTCGCTTCCAAACGCGTAA